The genomic stretch CGCTTTCGGCGCTACTCGCTCGGAGACTTTAGGGCTGCGGGTGGCACTCATACGCCGGCCTCCCCATCACCAATCAGGCGGCCGCGCTGCAGGGTCAGCATGCGATGGCGCATGCGCGCGATCAATGCCAGGTCGTGGCTGGCAATCAGCACGCTGGTGCCCAGGCGGTTGATGTCTTCAAAGACGCCCATGATTTCCGCGGCCAGGCGAGGGTCGAGGTTACCGGTGGGTTCGTCCGCTAGCAGCAAGGCCGGGCGATGGACGATGGCGCGGGCAATGCCGACACGCTGTTGCTGGCCGGTGGACAGGTCGCCGGGATACAGGTCGGTCTTGTCCGACAGCGCTACACGCTCCAGGGCAGAATCCACACGCTTGACGATTTCGGCCTTGGACAGCCCGAGGATCTGCAATGGCAGGGCGATATTGTTGAACACCGTGCGATCGAACAGCAATTGGTGGTTCTGGAACACCACGCCGATCTGCCGGCGCAGGAACGGGATCTGTGCGTTGCTGATAGTGGCCAGGTCCTGGCCCGCCAGCAGCAGTTTGCCAGTGGTTGGGCGCTCCATGGCCAGCAACAGGCGCAGCAAGGTACTTTTGCCGGCGCCGGAATGACCGGTGACAAACAGGAACTCGCCACGGCGCACCCGGAAACTCAGCTCATGCAAGCCCACATGCCCGTTGGCGTAGCGCTTGCCCACCTGCTCAAAACGAATCATGAACGCTCCCGCTCGGCAAACAGTGCCTGGACAAAGGGCTCAGCCTCAAACGTGCGCAGGTCATCAATACCTTCGCCAACACCGATATAACGAATCGGCAGCCCGAACTGTTTAGCCAGGGCGAAAATAACCCCACCTTTGGCCGTGCCATCGAGCTTAGTCAACGCCAGGCCAGTCAGTTGCACGGTCTGATTGAATTGCTTGGCCTGACTGATCGCGTTCTGCCCGGTACCGGCGTCCAGCACCAACAGCACCTCGTGCGGCGCATCGGCGTCAAGCTTGCCCATCACCCGGCGGACTTTCTTCAACTCTTCCATCAGGTTGTCTTTGGTATGCAGGCGACCGGCGGTATCGGCGATCAGCACATCGATGTTGCGGGCCTTGGCGGCCTGCACCGCGTCGAAGATCACCGAGGCGGAGTCGGCGCCGGTGTGCTGAGCGATCACCGGGATCTTGTTGCGCTCGCCCCATACCTGCAATTGCTCCACGGCAGCGGCGCGGAAGGTATCACCGGCGGCGAGCATGACTTTCTTGCCTTCCAGCTGCAGCTTCTTCGCCAGCTTGCCGATGGTGGTGGTCTTGCCGGCGCCGTTGACGCCGACCACCAGGATCACGAAGGGTTTTTTCTCGGTAATCACCAGCGGTGCTTCCACTGGCTTGAGCATGGCGGCCAGTTCGGCCTGCAATGACTTGTAAAGCGCGTCGGCGTCAGTGAGCTGCTTGCGCGCGACCTTCTGGGTCAGGCTCTGAATGATCACGCCGGTGGCTTCGACGCCCACGTCAGCGGTCAACAGGCGAGTCTCGATATCTTCGAGCAACTCGTCATCAATGATTTTCTTGCCCAGGAACAGGCTGGCCATGCCTTCGCCGATGCTGGCGCTGGTTTTGCTCAGGCCTTGCTTGAGGCGAGCGAAGAAGCCGGTCTTGCTGGTTTCAACAGGTACGGCGACAGGCTCGGCAACCACGGCAAGGGGCTCGGCAACTACGGGCTCGACCACCCGCAGGGCCGGCTCAAGCACGACTGGCTGGGGCTCGACGGCTACTTTTAGCGGCTCGACAAACACGGGGATCGGCGGTGCTACGTGCTCGGCCTGCACATCCTCGACCAGCGCGACAGGCTCCTCAGCCACAGGCAATGACGGCCATGGCTTGTGCTCCGGCTCCGGCTCCGGCGCAACCTCCACCACCGGCTGCAAGACCGGCTCGGCGGCAGGCAACACCACCGGCGCCGGCACCTCGACGACAGGCTCGGCCACCGGTTCAATCACAGGTTCCGCCTGTAAAACAGGCTCGGGCACGGGCTCAGGTTGGGCTTGCGGCTGTTCGACGACGGTTTCCTGCGGCTTTTTGCGCAGCCATCCGAACAGGCCTTTTTTCTCGCCAGCCGCAGCTGGGCTCTTCTTGTCGTCGTTGGAACCAAACATGGAGGACGGCTATCTCACGGTAGCGACGCGCCAAGGTGGCGCCTCGGTAAATAATATTCGATGCGCAACAGACTGTTTTTTAGCCAGCTTGTTCATGCGCAGCATTTTGTGAGGCGTGAATACAGCCTCAACAAATCGATTCAATATAGGACTGAAGCGATAAAATCGGCGAAAAGCGGATTAAAAACGGGGAAACCCACCGATAACTCCATCTTTACGACGACTGGATCCGAAACGATATGACAGCCGCAGTGGCCGCCGCTAATACGGATCAGTATCCTAGCACCTCCTCGCCCGCCGACGCTAAGACCAAGCGGGCAGCCCAACAGGTTAAAAAACGAATGAATGCTCTAGCCCGCCGCGCCGCAGGCCTGCTGCTCAGCACAGTTTGTCTGCCCCTTTCAGCCTTGGCTGCCGCCCCTCAACCCACCCATGAATTCACCCTGGACAACGGCCTCAAGGTTGTCGTGCGCGAAGACCATCGCGCCCCGGTGGTGGTCTCGCAGGTCTGGTACAAGGTCGGCTCCAGCTATGAAACCCCTGGCCAGACCGGCCTGTCCCACGCCCTGGAACACATGATGTTCAAGGGCAGCTCCAAGACCGGCCCCGGCGAAGCCTCCCTGATCCTGCGTGATCTGGGCGCCGAAGAAAACGCCTTCACCAGCGACGACTACACCGCCTACTACCAAGTACTGGCCCGCGACCGCCTGGGCGTTGCCCTGGAGCTGGAAGCCGACCGCATGGCCACCCTGCGCTTGCCAGCCGATGAGTTCAGCCGCGAGATCGAAGTCATCAAGGAGGAGCGCCGCCTGCGCACCGATGACAATCCGATGTCCAAGGCCTTCGAACGCTTCAAGGCCATGGCCTACCCGGCCAGTGGCTACCACACGCCGACCATTGGCTGGATGGCCGACCTGGATCGCATGAAGGTCGAGGAACTGCGCCACTGGTACCAATCCTGGTACGTGCCGAACAACGCCACCCTGGTGGTGGTCGGCGACGTGACCCCGGACGAGGTGAAAACCCTGGCCCAGCGTTACTTCGGCCCGATTCCAAAACGTGACGTGCCACCCGCGAAAAAACCCCTGGAGCTGGCCGAGCCAGGCGAGCGCCTGCTGACCATGCATGTACAGACCCAGTTGCCGAGCGTCATCCTGGGCTTCAATGTCCCAGGCCTGGCCACCGCCGAAGACAAACGCTCGGTCAACGCCCTGCGCCTGATCTCGGCGTTGCTCGATGGCGGCTACAGCGCACGCATCCCGAGCCAGCTGGAGCGCGGTGAAGAATTGGTGTCCGGCGCCTCGACCAGCTACGACGCCTACACCCGCGGCGACAGCCTGTTCACCTTGAGCGCCACACCCAACCAGCAGAAGAAGAAAACCATGGCCCAGGCAGAAGCCGGGCTCTGGCGCCTGCTGGATGAACTCAAGGCCAAGCCACCCACCGCAGAAGAGCTGGAACGCATCCGCGCCCAGGTCATTGCCGGCGTGGTCTACGAGCGCGACTCCATCACCAGCCAGGCCACGGCCATCGGTTCCCTGGAAACGGTCGGCCTGTCGTGGAAACTCATGGACACCGAGCTTGCCGAGCTGCAAAGCGTGACGCCCGAGGACATCCAGAAGGCTGCGCGTATGTATTTCACCCGCGAACGCCTGAGTGTCGCCCATGTCCTGCCCGAGGAGACCACTCATGAGTGATCGCAAAAACAATCGCCTGGTGCTGCCCGGCCTGATCGTCGTAACCCTGGTGGCGGCGGTCGCGGTGTATATCGGTCGCCCGGACGAATCCGTCGCCAGCCCGGAACTGGAGCAGGCCAAATCCAGCACGCCCCTGCAATCCTTGGCAGAGCTGGACGGCAAGAGACCGACCAACCGCGAACTCAACGTGCAGACGTGGCGTACCGCCGAAGGCGCCAAGGTGCTGTTCGTCGAAGCCCACGAATTGCCGATGTTCGACATACGCGTCCTGTTCGCGGCCGGCAGCAGCCGGGACGGCAACACGCCGGGCCTGGCCCTGCTGACCAACGCCATGCTCAATGAAGGTGTGCCGGGCAAAGACGTGGGGCAAATTGCCGCCGGCTTTGAAGGCCTGGGCGCCGAGTTCAGCAACGGCTCCTTCCTCGATATGGCGCTGGTGTCGTTGCGTAGCCTCAGTAGCACCGATAAGCGCGAGGCCGCCCTGACACTGTTTGACCAGGTAATCGGCCAGCCGACCTTCCCTGCCGACTCCCTGGCGCGGATCAAGAACCAGCTGCTGGCCGGCTTCGAGTACCAGAAACAGAACCCGAGCAAGCTGGCAGGTATCGAGTTGTTCAAACGCCTGTACGGTGATCACCCCTATGCCCATTCGAACGAGGGCACGCCCGAGAGCATTCCGGCCATCACCCAGGCACAGTTGAAGGCATTCCACGCCAAGGCCTACGCCGCTGGCAACGCGGTGATCGCTCTGGTCGGCGACTTGTCCCGGGCCGAGGCCGAGGCCATGGCGGCTAAAGTGTCCGCATCCCTGCCCAAAGGCCCGGCGCTGGCGAAGATCGTCGAGCCGACCGAACCCAAGGCCGGCCTGAGCCACATCGAGTTTCCATCCAAGCAGACACACCTGATGCTCGCACAACTGGGCATCGACCGCGCCGACCCGGACTACGCAGCCCTGTCCCTGGGCAACCAAATTCTTGGCGGCGGTGGCTTTGGCACCCGCCTGATGAGCGAAGTACGCGAGAAGCGCGGCCTGACCTACGGCGTCTACTCGGGCTTCTCGCCGATGCAGGTGCGTGGCCCCTTCATGATCAACCTGCAGACCCGCGCCGAAATGAGCGGCGGCACCTTGCGCCTGGTGGAGCAAGTGCTGGCCGACTACCTCAAGACCGGACCGACGCAAAAAGAACTGGATGACGCCAAGCGCGAACTGGCTGGCAGATTCCCGCTGTCCACCGCGAGCAACGCCGATATCGTCGGGCAATTGGGGGCCATGGGCTTCTACAACCTGCCGCTCAATTACCTGGAAGACTTCATGCAGCAATCCCAGGCCCTGACCGTCGAACAGGTCAAGGCCGCACTGAACAAGCACTTGAGCAGCGATAAAATGGTGATCGTGACCGTAGGTCCCACCATCGCGCAAAAGCCACTACCGCCCCCCACTGATAAACCTGCCGAGCAGCCGCTCGGGGTTCCGGAGCATTAATGGCTAGCCCATCGCGCCCTAAAAAACCTGTCCACAACGTTCATAACGGTGTGGGCCAACTGCGCATCATTGGCGGTCAATGGCGCAGCCGCAAGCTGAGCTTCCCCGATGTAGTGGGTCTGCGTCCGACGCCGGACCGAGTCCGTGAAACCCTGTTCAACTGGCTCGCACCGTACATCGAAGGGGCCAAGGTGCTTGACCCGTTCGCCGGCAGCGGTGCGTTGTTCCTGGAGTCCCTGTCCCGTGGCGCAGCCCTGGGCCAAGCCCTGGATGCGAGCAACGTGGCGGTGTCCAGCCTGCGCGAACACCTGGGCACCCTGCGCTGCACCACCGGTCACGTACAGACAGCCGATGCCCTGCGCTACCTGGAAACCCAGCCGGCCAGTGCATTCGACGTGGTGTTCCTCGACCCGCCGTTCAACCAGAACCTGTTGCCGACAGTCTGCACGCTGCTGGAAGAGCGCCAATGGCTGGCCGATGACGCGTGGGTCTACACCGAAAGCGAAGCGGCGCCTTCGACCCTGGGCCTGCCGGGCAACTGGCGCCTGCACCGCGAGCAAAAATCCGGGCGGGTGTATTACGCGTTGTGGCAACGCACGGCTCTGGCCCACTAAAACGCTGTAGGCGCGGACTTATCTGCGGGATGCCGGGAGGAACCCGGTGAGCTTGAGCCCTTCGCGGGCAAGCTCGCGCTTACAGGGCAGGTATTCATGACACCGCTAGCCAACCGCTTCATCCCTGCCTTTGGACTCGGCAACCCACATCTGCAAACGTTGTGGGGGCCGCTCTGGCGCCCCACCACCCACCTCGAGCGCCAGCGCGAACGGCTGTGGCTGGAAGATGGCGACTTTCTCGACCTCGATTGGCATGGCCCGCACGATCCGCATAGGCCCTTGGTGCTGGTGCTGCATGGGCTGACCGGCTCGTCCAACTCACCCTACGTCGCCGGCCTGCAAAAGGCCCTGGCCAGCCAAGGTTGGGCCAGCGTTGCGCTAAATTGGCGTGGTTGTTCCGGTGAACCCAACCTGCTGGCTCGCAGTTATCACTCCGGCGCCAGTGAAGACCTGGCAGCCACTATCGCGCACCTGCGGGCCAAGCGCCCGTTGGCGCCGCTGTATGCCGTGGGTTACTCCCTGGGCGGAAACGTGCTGCTCAAGCACTTGGGCGAAACCGGCGACGACTCTGGCCTGCAAGGTGCGGCGGCGGTATCGGTGCCGTTTCGCCTGGACCAGTGCGCCGACCGCATCGGCCTGGGGTTTTCACGGGTCTATCAGAAGCACTTCATGCGCGAGATGCTCGGTTATATCCGGGTCAAGCAGCGCCAGTTCCTGCAGGATGGGCGTGAAGAGGCGCTCAAGACCCTGGCCGAACTGGGCTCGCTGGAAAAAATGCGCACGTTCTGGGATTTTGATGGGCGCGTCACCGCACCGTTGCATGGTTATCTGAGCGCCGCGGACTATTACCGGCGAGCATCGAGTCGCTACTTCCTCGGGGCCATTCATACGCCGACGCTGATCATCCAGGCGGCGGATGATCCTTTCGTGTTTGCCCACAGCTTGCCCGAGACCAGCGAACTGTCGGACTGCATCGAGTTTGAGTTGCAGGCCAAGGGCGGGCATGTGGGGTTTGTCGATGGTTCGCTGAAGCAGCCGGGGTACTACCTGGAGCGGCGGATTCCGCAGTGGCTGTTGTCGCAACTCGGTCAGTAATGTGGGAGCTGGCAAGCCAGCTCCCACATTGGATTGGGTCTACAGGCCCGGCAACTCAATCGCCGGTTGCGATTTGTCGCTGCGGATCATTGATCCACTCACTCCACGACCCCGCATACAATTTGCCCAGCGGATACCCCGCCAGGCTCAGAGCAAACAGGTTGTGACACGCCGTCACACCCGAGCCGCAATACGCCACCAACTCGTCTGGCGAACGGCCTTGTAGCTTGTCGGCAAAACGCTGCTTGAGCTGCGCCGCCGGCAAGAAGCGTCCGTCACTGCCCAGGTTCTCGTTAAACGCCGCACATTGCGCGCCAGGAATATGCCCGGCAATCGGATCGATGGGCTCCACCTCACCACGAAAACGCGGCAAGGCACGGGCGTCGATCAACGTCAGGCCGGGCTGGCCGAGGCGCTTTTGCAAGTGTTCGGCGTCCAGCAGCAGATGATTGTCCGGTGTTGCGGCAAAGGTGCCGGGCTCGATCTTCGGTGCATCCAGGCTCAAAGGGAAACCAGCGGCATGCCATGCCTTCAGCCCACCGTCGAGGATCGACACGCCGTCGCGCTTGCCCAGCCACACCAGCAGCCACCAGGCACGGGCGGCAAACGCGCCAGGGCCGTCGTCATACAGCACGATCTCGCTATCGGCATTGATGCCCCAGGCCTGCAACTGCTGGGCCAGCACCTGAGGCGCCGGCAGCGGATGGCGACCGGTCACACCCTTGGTCACCGGCCCGCTGAGATGGCGCTCCAGGTCCGCATACTGCGCGCCCTCGATATGCCCCTCGGCATAGCTGCAACGCCCGTAGTCCGGGTCTTCCAGGGCGAAACGGCAATCGAGGATGACTAAGCCTGCGTGCTTCTGGCGTTCGGCCAGTTGTTGCGGGCTGATCAGTTGCGCAAGCGGCATAACGGACTCCTGGAAATACGTTCGGGAAAGGGCCTACTTCACTTCTTCCAGTGCCTGACTTAACGGCACGTAAAACTCCTTGAACAACGCGTCCACGGCCTCTTTGGCCTGCGGCGTGATAAACCCGGCCTCCAGCACCAGCACCTGGTACACCCCACGCTTGATCGCCTCGGCACTCAGGTGTGCAGAGTTCTCGTTGGTGGTGCACAAAAAACGCACCCAGGAGGTGAGGATAATCCAGGCATTGAGGGTCAGGGCTTCGGTCTGCACCGGGTCCATATTCAGGATCCCCGCCTCGACAAACCCCCGGTAAATCGCACCGCCCTGGATCAGACAACGTTGGGAGAAACGCCGGTAACCGGTGGCCAGTTCCGGGTCGCTTTCCAACAGGTGCTCAAGGTCACGGTGCAAAAAGCGGTAGCGCCACATGCCCGCCAGCACCGCCTGCAGGTAGAAGCGCTTGTCTTCGACCACCATGGCGCGTCCCTGGGGCGGGCGCAGGAAGCTGTCCACCAGGGCTTCGTACTCGCGAAACAGCACTGCGATGATCGCCTGCTTGTTCGGGAAGTGGTAGTACAGGTTGCCCGGGGATATTTCCATGTGGGCGGCAATATGGTTGGTGCTGATGCTGCGCTCACCCTGCTGGTTGAACAGCTCCAGGCTGGTTTGCACAATGCGTTCGCTGGT from Pseudomonas fluorescens encodes the following:
- the ftsY gene encoding signal recognition particle-docking protein FtsY, which produces MFGSNDDKKSPAAAGEKKGLFGWLRKKPQETVVEQPQAQPEPVPEPVLQAEPVIEPVAEPVVEVPAPVVLPAAEPVLQPVVEVAPEPEPEHKPWPSLPVAEEPVALVEDVQAEHVAPPIPVFVEPLKVAVEPQPVVLEPALRVVEPVVAEPLAVVAEPVAVPVETSKTGFFARLKQGLSKTSASIGEGMASLFLGKKIIDDELLEDIETRLLTADVGVEATGVIIQSLTQKVARKQLTDADALYKSLQAELAAMLKPVEAPLVITEKKPFVILVVGVNGAGKTTTIGKLAKKLQLEGKKVMLAAGDTFRAAAVEQLQVWGERNKIPVIAQHTGADSASVIFDAVQAAKARNIDVLIADTAGRLHTKDNLMEELKKVRRVMGKLDADAPHEVLLVLDAGTGQNAISQAKQFNQTVQLTGLALTKLDGTAKGGVIFALAKQFGLPIRYIGVGEGIDDLRTFEAEPFVQALFAERERS
- the ftsE gene encoding cell division ATP-binding protein FtsE is translated as MIRFEQVGKRYANGHVGLHELSFRVRRGEFLFVTGHSGAGKSTLLRLLLAMERPTTGKLLLAGQDLATISNAQIPFLRRQIGVVFQNHQLLFDRTVFNNIALPLQILGLSKAEIVKRVDSALERVALSDKTDLYPGDLSTGQQQRVGIARAIVHRPALLLADEPTGNLDPRLAAEIMGVFEDINRLGTSVLIASHDLALIARMRHRMLTLQRGRLIGDGEAGV
- the rsmD gene encoding 16S rRNA (guanine(966)-N(2))-methyltransferase RsmD, whose amino-acid sequence is MASPSRPKKPVHNVHNGVGQLRIIGGQWRSRKLSFPDVVGLRPTPDRVRETLFNWLAPYIEGAKVLDPFAGSGALFLESLSRGAALGQALDASNVAVSSLREHLGTLRCTTGHVQTADALRYLETQPASAFDVVFLDPPFNQNLLPTVCTLLEERQWLADDAWVYTESEAAPSTLGLPGNWRLHREQKSGRVYYALWQRTALAH
- a CDS encoding M16 family metallopeptidase, whose product is MSDRKNNRLVLPGLIVVTLVAAVAVYIGRPDESVASPELEQAKSSTPLQSLAELDGKRPTNRELNVQTWRTAEGAKVLFVEAHELPMFDIRVLFAAGSSRDGNTPGLALLTNAMLNEGVPGKDVGQIAAGFEGLGAEFSNGSFLDMALVSLRSLSSTDKREAALTLFDQVIGQPTFPADSLARIKNQLLAGFEYQKQNPSKLAGIELFKRLYGDHPYAHSNEGTPESIPAITQAQLKAFHAKAYAAGNAVIALVGDLSRAEAEAMAAKVSASLPKGPALAKIVEPTEPKAGLSHIEFPSKQTHLMLAQLGIDRADPDYAALSLGNQILGGGGFGTRLMSEVREKRGLTYGVYSGFSPMQVRGPFMINLQTRAEMSGGTLRLVEQVLADYLKTGPTQKELDDAKRELAGRFPLSTASNADIVGQLGAMGFYNLPLNYLEDFMQQSQALTVEQVKAALNKHLSSDKMVIVTVGPTIAQKPLPPPTDKPAEQPLGVPEH
- a CDS encoding M16 family metallopeptidase; this translates as MNALARRAAGLLLSTVCLPLSALAAAPQPTHEFTLDNGLKVVVREDHRAPVVVSQVWYKVGSSYETPGQTGLSHALEHMMFKGSSKTGPGEASLILRDLGAEENAFTSDDYTAYYQVLARDRLGVALELEADRMATLRLPADEFSREIEVIKEERRLRTDDNPMSKAFERFKAMAYPASGYHTPTIGWMADLDRMKVEELRHWYQSWYVPNNATLVVVGDVTPDEVKTLAQRYFGPIPKRDVPPAKKPLELAEPGERLLTMHVQTQLPSVILGFNVPGLATAEDKRSVNALRLISALLDGGYSARIPSQLERGEELVSGASTSYDAYTRGDSLFTLSATPNQQKKKTMAQAEAGLWRLLDELKAKPPTAEELERIRAQVIAGVVYERDSITSQATAIGSLETVGLSWKLMDTELAELQSVTPEDIQKAARMYFTRERLSVAHVLPEETTHE
- a CDS encoding TetR/AcrR family transcriptional regulator → MAPRVKTSERIVQTSLELFNQQGERSISTNHIAAHMEISPGNLYYHFPNKQAIIAVLFREYEALVDSFLRPPQGRAMVVEDKRFYLQAVLAGMWRYRFLHRDLEHLLESDPELATGYRRFSQRCLIQGGAIYRGFVEAGILNMDPVQTEALTLNAWIILTSWVRFLCTTNENSAHLSAEAIKRGVYQVLVLEAGFITPQAKEAVDALFKEFYVPLSQALEEVK
- a CDS encoding sulfurtransferase, producing MPLAQLISPQQLAERQKHAGLVILDCRFALEDPDYGRCSYAEGHIEGAQYADLERHLSGPVTKGVTGRHPLPAPQVLAQQLQAWGINADSEIVLYDDGPGAFAARAWWLLVWLGKRDGVSILDGGLKAWHAAGFPLSLDAPKIEPGTFAATPDNHLLLDAEHLQKRLGQPGLTLIDARALPRFRGEVEPIDPIAGHIPGAQCAAFNENLGSDGRFLPAAQLKQRFADKLQGRSPDELVAYCGSGVTACHNLFALSLAGYPLGKLYAGSWSEWINDPQRQIATGD
- a CDS encoding hydrolase; the encoded protein is MTPLANRFIPAFGLGNPHLQTLWGPLWRPTTHLERQRERLWLEDGDFLDLDWHGPHDPHRPLVLVLHGLTGSSNSPYVAGLQKALASQGWASVALNWRGCSGEPNLLARSYHSGASEDLAATIAHLRAKRPLAPLYAVGYSLGGNVLLKHLGETGDDSGLQGAAAVSVPFRLDQCADRIGLGFSRVYQKHFMREMLGYIRVKQRQFLQDGREEALKTLAELGSLEKMRTFWDFDGRVTAPLHGYLSAADYYRRASSRYFLGAIHTPTLIIQAADDPFVFAHSLPETSELSDCIEFELQAKGGHVGFVDGSLKQPGYYLERRIPQWLLSQLGQ